In the Thermodesulfovibrio yellowstonii DSM 11347 genome, one interval contains:
- a CDS encoding HDOD domain-containing protein, with product MIPIKLFKSIENSIVYIVLFRIILKQEITMNSSTHDIRIDIQKLKKLPTLSYTAEKIINLTSKELTHLDELVNIIEKDPPIMSKVLGVANIVYLGLYKPITTVKDALLKIGFKTLKNIALSVSIFSLFKSSEEKEKSYMNLFKHSIATGTISQIISEKFLKEPSDENFTTGVLHDIGLFALHYAFYDQFKKIEETLTEEHSLKKAEEKILGTTHSEIGKWLAEIWGLPEIVCDVIFYHNDFPQKSIKYSKTVALVHLSNFIANQLDYYPLEVKIECPFYKERVYKILNLPDVDELILEFKEIIKEVDKL from the coding sequence ATGATTCCAATTAAATTATTTAAATCTATTGAAAACTCCATAGTTTATATTGTATTATTTAGAATAATTTTAAAGCAAGAAATAACAATGAATTCATCAACTCATGACATAAGAATTGATATTCAAAAACTCAAAAAACTTCCAACGCTTTCTTATACTGCTGAAAAAATAATTAATCTCACTTCAAAAGAACTTACACATCTTGACGAGCTTGTAAATATTATTGAAAAAGACCCACCAATCATGTCAAAAGTTTTAGGAGTTGCCAATATAGTTTATCTTGGGCTATATAAACCTATTACAACTGTTAAAGATGCGCTGTTAAAAATAGGGTTCAAAACTTTAAAAAATATTGCTTTAAGTGTGTCAATATTTAGCCTCTTTAAATCATCTGAAGAAAAAGAAAAAAGTTACATGAACCTTTTTAAACACTCTATTGCTACAGGAACAATATCTCAGATTATTTCGGAAAAATTTTTGAAAGAACCTTCAGATGAAAATTTTACAACTGGAGTTCTTCATGATATAGGTCTTTTTGCCCTTCATTATGCTTTCTACGACCAATTTAAAAAAATTGAAGAAACTCTTACAGAAGAACATTCTTTAAAAAAAGCAGAAGAGAAAATTTTGGGAACAACTCATTCAGAAATAGGAAAATGGCTTGCTGAGATATGGGGGTTACCTGAGATAGTATGTGATGTTATTTTTTACCATAATGATTTCCCTCAGAAATCTATAAAATATTCAAAAACTGTTGCATTGGTTCATCTTTCAAATTTTATTGCTAACCAACTTGATTATTATCCTTTGGAGGTTAAGATTGAGTGTCCATTCTATAAAGAAAGAGTTTACAAAATTTTAAATCTGCCAGATGTGGATGAGCTCATTTTAGAATTTAAAGAAATTATCAAAGAAGTAGACAAGCTATGA
- the tsf gene encoding translation elongation factor Ts: MAITAQMVKELREKTGAGMMECKKALETSGGDFNKAIDILRQKGLATAQKKASREAKEGIITSYIHMDKIGVMLELNCETDFVARNEEFRQLAKDIAMQIAASNPQYIQREDIPQEVIEKEKEIYKSQIKGNKPPQVIEKIVEGKLEKFFEEMCLLDQPFIKEPEKKIKDLITEKVAKFGENIMVRRFVRFQVGQTQDE, translated from the coding sequence ATGGCAATAACTGCTCAGATGGTAAAAGAACTCAGAGAAAAAACAGGTGCTGGAATGATGGAATGTAAAAAAGCACTTGAAACCTCAGGAGGAGATTTTAATAAAGCAATTGACATTTTAAGACAAAAAGGGCTTGCAACTGCGCAGAAAAAAGCATCAAGAGAAGCTAAGGAAGGAATCATAACTTCTTATATTCATATGGATAAAATTGGGGTAATGCTTGAACTTAACTGTGAGACAGATTTTGTTGCAAGAAATGAGGAATTTCGTCAACTTGCTAAAGATATTGCAATGCAAATAGCAGCATCAAATCCTCAATATATACAGAGAGAAGATATCCCTCAAGAGGTCATAGAAAAAGAAAAAGAGATTTATAAATCTCAAATAAAAGGCAATAAACCACCCCAGGTTATTGAAAAAATTGTTGAAGGAAAACTTGAAAAATTCTTTGAAGAAATGTGCCTTCTTGACCAACCTTTTATCAAGGAACCTGAAAAAAAGATAAAAGACCTTATTACTGAAAAAGTTGCCAAATTTGGTGAAAATATCATGGTAAGAAGATTTGTAAGATTTCAAGTAGGACAAACACAGGATGAATAA
- a CDS encoding HD-GYP domain-containing protein, producing the protein MAYKSKIIEVPEKELFKIDVNRLQLNKPLPFDVYIQESGTYKKFFNKGIVFSNIFLEILKEKNIDSVYIYESEKKQLKAYSSKLLSETALESPIDFKNYSFYKENLYQIERMFLIPGMEVDFSIYLLKNFKITKIVDASPEKLFMIYEDTIPEEGDILIEKKDLPLYKEYIEFLSKKLDKIAEENDEEIRHVVIRESAKILMTEVLNEPRSGENIKKVGEVVNSVIEIMLNKPDSIYNLLNLKNYDYYTYIHSVNVGVLSIGLGIQIGMDRDNLYKLGIGAMLHDIGKSQIPHEILNKQGKLTDTEYNIIKQHVVLGHELLEKQKEFPTESLPAVLQHHEKLSGRGYPFGLKAEEIKLLGRITAIADCYDALTTKRPYKPALTPYFALSIVVREKGDHDPELLKTFIKMLGKIK; encoded by the coding sequence GTGGCATATAAATCAAAAATAATAGAAGTTCCTGAAAAAGAGTTGTTTAAAATTGATGTTAACAGATTACAATTAAATAAACCCCTTCCATTTGATGTTTATATCCAGGAATCAGGGACATATAAAAAATTTTTTAATAAAGGGATTGTATTTTCAAATATTTTTCTTGAGATACTGAAAGAAAAGAATATAGACAGTGTTTATATATATGAGTCAGAGAAAAAACAATTAAAAGCTTACTCGTCAAAATTATTATCTGAAACAGCCTTAGAATCACCTATAGATTTTAAAAATTATTCTTTCTATAAAGAAAATCTATATCAGATAGAGAGAATGTTTCTAATACCAGGGATGGAAGTTGATTTTTCTATTTACCTATTAAAAAATTTTAAAATTACCAAGATTGTTGATGCTTCACCAGAAAAACTGTTTATGATTTATGAAGATACAATTCCTGAAGAAGGCGATATTTTAATTGAAAAAAAGGACTTGCCTTTATATAAGGAATACATTGAATTTTTAAGTAAAAAGCTTGATAAGATAGCTGAAGAAAATGATGAAGAAATCAGACACGTAGTAATAAGAGAATCTGCAAAAATTTTGATGACCGAAGTTTTAAATGAGCCAAGAAGCGGAGAAAATATAAAAAAAGTAGGTGAAGTTGTAAATAGTGTTATAGAAATTATGCTTAATAAGCCTGATTCAATTTATAATCTTTTAAATTTGAAAAACTATGATTATTATACCTATATTCACTCTGTTAATGTGGGAGTTTTATCAATAGGACTTGGAATACAGATAGGCATGGACAGAGATAATTTATATAAATTGGGAATTGGTGCGATGTTGCATGATATAGGAAAATCCCAGATTCCTCATGAAATACTCAATAAACAGGGTAAATTGACCGATACAGAATACAACATTATAAAACAGCATGTTGTATTAGGTCATGAACTTCTTGAGAAACAAAAAGAATTTCCTACAGAATCATTGCCAGCAGTGCTTCAACATCATGAAAAGCTTTCAGGTAGAGGATATCCTTTTGGGTTGAAGGCAGAAGAGATAAAGCTTTTGGGAAGGATTACAGCAATCGCAGACTGTTATGATGCTTTAACAACCAAGAGACCATATAAACCTGCATTAACTCCCTATTTTGCACTCTCTATAGTTGTCAGAGAAAAAGGAGACCATGACCCTGAACTTTTAAAAACTTTTATAAAAATGCTTGGTAAAATAAAATGA
- the pyrH gene encoding UMP kinase, whose amino-acid sequence MNKPFYKRVLLKLSGEALMGEKGYGIDPFTVNYMAEEIKKAYQLGVEIAVVIGGGNIWRGSEAQAQGIERATADYMGMLATVINALALQNALEKQEVDTRVQSAIEMRELAEPYIRRKAIRHLEKGRVVIFAAGTGNPYFTTDTAAALRAIEIGADVIMKGTKVDGIYSSDPVKNSKAKKFDILTYMDVIRNSLKVMDSTAITLCMDNNLPIIVFNIRKSDNLKKIILGQKIGSIVLKEVKNDTGIQEES is encoded by the coding sequence ATGAATAAACCTTTCTACAAGAGAGTGCTTTTAAAACTCAGTGGAGAAGCCCTTATGGGAGAAAAGGGATATGGTATTGATCCCTTTACTGTAAACTACATGGCAGAAGAGATAAAAAAAGCTTATCAACTGGGAGTTGAAATAGCTGTTGTAATAGGTGGAGGAAATATTTGGAGAGGCTCTGAAGCTCAGGCACAGGGAATTGAAAGAGCAACAGCAGACTATATGGGAATGCTTGCAACAGTAATCAATGCACTGGCACTTCAAAATGCTCTTGAAAAGCAGGAAGTTGATACCCGAGTTCAGTCAGCAATTGAGATGCGAGAGCTTGCTGAACCCTACATAAGAAGAAAAGCTATCAGACATCTTGAAAAAGGTAGAGTAGTAATATTTGCTGCAGGCACAGGCAATCCTTATTTTACAACTGATACAGCAGCTGCCCTAAGAGCAATTGAAATCGGTGCGGACGTTATTATGAAGGGAACAAAGGTAGATGGCATTTATTCATCAGATCCTGTCAAGAATTCTAAGGCAAAAAAATTTGATATACTTACTTATATGGATGTAATAAGAAATTCTCTTAAAGTGATGGATTCTACAGCAATTACCCTTTGCATGGATAATAATCTTCCTATTATTGTATTTAATATCCGAAAATCAGACAATTTAAAGAAAATAATTTTAGGGCAAAAAATAGGGAGTATTGTTTTAAAAGAGGTGAAAAATGATACAGGAATTCAAGAAGAAAGCTAA
- the pgeF gene encoding peptidoglycan editing factor PgeF, with amino-acid sequence MIEHPEIFKGHQIEAFFTKKIKEFEDFKKLLSFKFYIPIQKHTDNIQILNNYTEPVIADAVITDKRNLFIAIKTADCLPVLIFDPINKVIGAVHAGWRGTARGILKKTINKMKEIYRCDSKNLLIAFGPHIKGCCYEVGDEVIEEIKKETPEEEYIFRINGKKHIDIGIANFIQALSAGVKKENIWISKDCTYCKHDEYASYRFHGKKAGRQYGIIGML; translated from the coding sequence ATGATAGAACATCCAGAAATATTTAAAGGGCATCAAATAGAGGCTTTCTTCACAAAAAAGATAAAAGAATTTGAAGATTTTAAAAAGCTCTTATCCTTTAAATTTTATATACCAATTCAAAAACATACTGACAATATACAAATCCTTAATAATTATACCGAGCCCGTTATAGCAGATGCTGTAATTACAGATAAAAGAAATTTATTTATAGCTATAAAAACCGCAGATTGTTTACCTGTATTGATTTTTGATCCTATAAATAAAGTGATTGGAGCAGTTCATGCTGGCTGGAGAGGAACAGCCAGAGGAATTTTAAAAAAAACAATTAACAAGATGAAGGAAATTTACAGATGTGATTCTAAAAATCTATTAATTGCTTTTGGACCTCACATTAAAGGATGCTGTTATGAAGTTGGTGATGAAGTAATTGAAGAAATAAAAAAAGAAACCCCTGAGGAAGAATATATTTTTAGAATAAATGGTAAAAAACATATTGATATTGGTATAGCAAATTTTATTCAGGCTCTATCAGCAGGAGTAAAAAAAGAAAATATATGGATTTCAAAAGACTGCACTTACTGCAAACATGATGAATATGCCTCTTACAGATTTCATGGTAAAAAAGCAGGAAGACAATACGGAATAATAGGAATGTTATAA
- the rpsB gene encoding 30S ribosomal protein S2, producing MSVVTMKELLEAGAHFGHQVKRWNPKMKKYIFAERNGIHIIDLQKTVKGIEEAYEFLKTVSAEGGSILFVGTKKQAQDAIQEEAKRAGVFYVNHRWLGGMLTNFATVRKSVEKWQRIEQMKEDGTLYLHTKKEIAKYEKERQKLELNLIGIKDMMEIPKAIFIVDIKKEKIAVEEAIKLGIPIAAIVDTNCDPDLVDYVIPGNDDAIRAIKLITSKMADAILEGKEIFMKKLEEEAEKAAIKEKILQEEEYQKSMDEYIEE from the coding sequence ATGTCAGTAGTCACAATGAAAGAGCTTCTTGAAGCAGGTGCTCATTTCGGACATCAGGTCAAACGATGGAATCCGAAAATGAAAAAGTATATTTTTGCAGAGAGAAATGGTATTCACATTATTGACCTTCAAAAAACTGTTAAAGGCATTGAGGAGGCTTATGAATTTTTAAAAACTGTTTCAGCAGAAGGAGGAAGCATTCTTTTTGTTGGCACAAAAAAACAGGCTCAAGACGCAATTCAGGAGGAAGCTAAAAGAGCTGGAGTTTTTTATGTAAATCATCGCTGGCTTGGAGGAATGCTTACTAATTTTGCCACAGTAAGAAAAAGTGTTGAAAAATGGCAAAGAATTGAACAGATGAAAGAAGACGGGACATTATATTTACACACTAAAAAAGAGATTGCAAAATATGAGAAAGAAAGACAGAAACTTGAATTAAACCTGATCGGAATTAAAGACATGATGGAGATTCCAAAGGCAATCTTTATTGTAGACATAAAAAAAGAAAAAATAGCTGTTGAAGAAGCAATAAAACTTGGAATTCCCATAGCTGCAATAGTTGATACAAACTGTGACCCTGATCTTGTTGATTATGTAATACCTGGCAATGATGATGCGATCAGAGCAATAAAGCTCATTACATCAAAGATGGCTGATGCTATATTGGAGGGCAAAGAAATTTTTATGAAGAAACTTGAAGAAGAAGCTGAAAAAGCAGCAATAAAAGAAAAGATACTTCAGGAAGAGGAGTATCAAAAATCAATGGATGAATACATTGAAGAATAA
- a CDS encoding SemiSWEET family sugar transporter has protein sequence MEFSIDLNNLIGIIAGAITTSALIPQALKIYKTKSARDVSLAMFIFMAIGITLWFFYGVLIKEIPVILANLISLILIFLIIFMKIRYG, from the coding sequence ATGGAGTTTTCAATAGATTTAAATAATTTAATTGGAATCATAGCAGGAGCTATTACAACTTCTGCTCTTATTCCGCAGGCATTAAAAATTTATAAAACAAAATCTGCCAGAGATGTTTCTCTTGCAATGTTTATTTTTATGGCAATAGGAATAACACTTTGGTTTTTCTACGGAGTTTTGATTAAAGAGATTCCCGTAATTTTAGCAAACCTAATTTCTTTAATTTTAATTTTTTTAATTATTTTTATGAAAATCCGTTATGGCTAA
- a CDS encoding sensor domain-containing diguanylate cyclase produces MRDLLLKIGNVLELKNLEKFDDEQLSNLILQHITKRLILEKSLFQLSEDFSCGAELSIRIMSSINRIIDRIYTEKDIYSFISYCFDEFIKLLPAENISFMEKHPEWNWLILKVASGKIKLKDFKSKLFNINNTLAGEVFKEGNFIYIPDITKDKKYNSKLSTLVSIRSVLAVPVKIQNKIIGVINFSHPEVNAFDEFCIFFFVSMVQLFSAIITLFKLYHENSTFNEQLQKEVNRKTLELQKINKKLYKASITDSLTGIYNRRFFFQRLEEEYARTLRYGNSFCLILFDLDNLKKINDTFGHPEGDRLIKLFAKILKTNKRKEDIAARIGGDEFGCIFIGASLEGAKKTAERIKEELKKRYKKAPVSVSGALCCIGKGELFKFYKNYKDFFKELDKGLFKAKKIRDTIEIIETK; encoded by the coding sequence ATGAGAGATTTACTATTAAAAATTGGTAATGTTTTAGAACTTAAAAATCTTGAAAAATTTGATGATGAGCAATTGAGCAATTTAATATTACAACATATTACAAAAAGACTTATTCTTGAAAAATCTCTTTTTCAATTAAGTGAAGATTTTTCTTGCGGTGCTGAACTCTCAATAAGAATTATGTCTTCTATTAATCGCATTATTGACAGAATTTATACTGAGAAAGATATCTATAGTTTTATCTCATACTGTTTTGATGAGTTTATAAAACTTCTTCCAGCTGAAAATATATCATTCATGGAAAAACATCCTGAATGGAACTGGCTTATTTTAAAGGTTGCTTCAGGTAAAATTAAACTAAAAGATTTTAAAAGTAAATTATTTAATATTAACAACACACTTGCAGGAGAGGTTTTTAAAGAAGGAAATTTTATTTATATCCCTGATATAACAAAAGATAAAAAATATAATTCAAAGCTATCTACATTAGTTTCAATAAGGTCAGTTCTTGCAGTTCCTGTAAAAATACAAAATAAAATCATTGGAGTAATAAACTTTTCCCATCCAGAAGTTAATGCCTTTGATGAATTTTGTATTTTCTTTTTTGTTTCAATGGTTCAATTATTCTCTGCCATAATAACGCTTTTTAAGCTTTATCATGAAAACTCAACATTTAATGAACAACTACAAAAAGAAGTGAACAGAAAGACATTGGAGTTGCAAAAAATAAACAAAAAACTTTATAAAGCCTCTATAACAGATTCTCTTACAGGAATATACAACAGAAGATTCTTTTTCCAACGGCTTGAGGAAGAATATGCAAGGACTTTAAGATATGGAAACAGTTTCTGCCTTATTCTCTTTGATCTTGATAATCTCAAAAAAATCAATGATACATTCGGACATCCTGAAGGAGATAGACTTATCAAGCTTTTTGCTAAGATTTTAAAGACCAATAAAAGAAAAGAGGATATTGCTGCAAGAATCGGTGGAGATGAATTTGGATGCATCTTTATTGGAGCTTCTCTGGAAGGAGCAAAAAAAACTGCGGAAAGAATAAAAGAAGAACTTAAAAAAAGATATAAAAAAGCTCCTGTTAGTGTTAGCGGTGCTTTATGCTGTATTGGTAAGGGCGAGCTTTTCAAGTTCTATAAAAACTATAAAGACTTCTTTAAAGAATTAGATAAAGGGCTCTTTAAAGCAAAAAAAATCAGAGACACAATAGAAATAATTGAAACAAAATAA
- the aroF gene encoding 3-deoxy-7-phosphoheptulonate synthase: protein MVIVMKPEATAEQLQEVISKIEELGYKPHVIYGTTRSVIGAVGDERGKFVLQSLEVMDGVESVIPILKPYKLASKEVKKEKSIIKVGNVSIGGKELIIIAGPCAIENEEQIINTAKAVKSMGAHILRGGAYKPRTSPYTFQGLGEEGLKLLKKAGEIANMPVVTEVVNPEHVDLVCEYVDILQIGTRNSQNFELLKRVGQTDKPVILKRGMSMTIKEWLMSAEYILSEGNRNVILCERGIRTFETATRNTLDLSAIAVLKEETHLPVIVDPSHATGFAKYVPCMAYAAVAAGTDGLMIEVHPQPEKAFSDGPQSLNFNSFGKMVEKLRQFASIAEKI from the coding sequence ATGGTAATTGTAATGAAACCAGAAGCAACAGCAGAGCAGCTTCAAGAAGTAATATCCAAAATTGAGGAACTTGGGTATAAACCCCATGTAATCTATGGCACTACAAGAAGTGTAATTGGAGCTGTAGGCGATGAAAGAGGCAAGTTTGTTCTTCAAAGCCTTGAAGTTATGGACGGAGTTGAATCTGTTATCCCCATATTAAAGCCGTACAAATTAGCCTCAAAGGAAGTAAAAAAGGAAAAAAGTATTATCAAAGTTGGAAATGTATCAATAGGCGGAAAAGAACTTATTATAATTGCCGGTCCATGTGCTATTGAAAATGAAGAACAGATTATTAATACTGCAAAAGCTGTAAAATCAATGGGTGCACATATTTTAAGAGGTGGTGCATACAAACCAAGAACCTCTCCCTATACCTTCCAGGGACTTGGAGAAGAAGGGCTAAAACTTCTTAAAAAAGCAGGAGAGATAGCTAATATGCCTGTGGTGACAGAAGTCGTAAACCCTGAACATGTTGATCTTGTTTGTGAATATGTTGATATTCTTCAGATAGGAACACGTAATTCTCAAAATTTTGAGCTTCTAAAAAGAGTTGGACAGACGGATAAACCTGTTATTTTAAAAAGAGGAATGTCAATGACTATTAAAGAATGGCTTATGAGTGCTGAATATATCCTAAGCGAAGGCAATAGAAATGTTATTTTGTGCGAAAGAGGAATCAGAACTTTTGAGACTGCAACAAGAAATACTCTTGATTTATCAGCAATTGCTGTACTTAAAGAAGAAACACATCTTCCTGTAATTGTTGATCCATCTCATGCAACAGGTTTTGCAAAATATGTTCCTTGTATGGCTTATGCTGCGGTTGCTGCTGGAACAGATGGATTAATGATTGAGGTTCATCCACAACCTGAGAAAGCTTTTTCAGATGGTCCACAATCTTTGAATTTTAACTCTTTCGGTAAAATGGTTGAAAAGTTAAGGCAGTTTGCCTCAATAGCAGAAAAGATTTAG